In a single window of the Candidatus Binatia bacterium genome:
- the glpK gene encoding glycerol kinase GlpK: MRYVLAIDEGTTGVRALVIDDSSAVLGVAYHELTPRYPRPGWVELDAEEIWKATHAVCARSLEAARLTAADLTAIGIANQRSTTVVWERDSGRPIYPAIVWQDTRTADRVPELLAHGIYTNAMASATKLEWVLRTLPDGAQRAANGELCFGTVDTWLLWKLTGGAVYATDHSNASCTGLYDAMQGGWDQQILEFLNIPATMLPTIRSSSETYGHASLHAFGAEVPVAGMAGDQQAAMFGELGVDKGAVKITYGTSAMADVNVGEFPVLSMHGAYPLILWGLAGGRTYCLEGTVPTAGAAVQWLRDGLGVLQSLEESATLAMQVPDSGGVWAVPAFQGLGTPYMDADARAVIGGLSRGSTRAHVVRAVLEGIAYRSREVLETLLEDSSTPRPPRLRVDGGAAVNDFLLQHLADVLGLPVERPQSVQASALGAAYLAGLATGVWRSLDDVRHAWRSGRIFEPCWSADEREGRFKAWQRAITAAREKIF, translated from the coding sequence ATGCGTTACGTTCTCGCGATTGATGAAGGCACGACCGGCGTGCGCGCGCTGGTCATCGATGACAGCAGCGCCGTCCTCGGCGTCGCCTATCACGAGTTGACCCCGCGCTATCCCCGACCCGGTTGGGTCGAATTGGATGCCGAGGAGATTTGGAAGGCGACCCATGCCGTGTGCGCGCGGAGTTTGGAGGCCGCACGGCTGACGGCCGCCGACCTCACCGCTATCGGCATCGCCAACCAGCGGTCCACGACGGTGGTCTGGGAACGCGACTCGGGGCGCCCGATTTACCCCGCCATCGTGTGGCAGGACACGCGCACCGCTGATCGTGTGCCCGAGCTGCTGGCGCACGGCATTTATACGAACGCCATGGCCTCGGCCACGAAGCTCGAATGGGTACTGCGTACGCTGCCGGATGGTGCGCAGCGGGCTGCCAACGGAGAGCTCTGCTTCGGTACGGTGGACACTTGGCTCTTATGGAAGCTCACCGGTGGCGCGGTGTACGCCACGGACCACTCCAACGCCTCGTGCACCGGCCTCTACGATGCGATGCAAGGCGGCTGGGATCAACAGATCCTGGAGTTTCTGAATATCCCTGCGACCATGTTGCCCACCATTCGCTCGTCCAGTGAGACCTACGGCCACGCCAGCTTGCACGCCTTTGGTGCGGAAGTTCCGGTGGCCGGTATGGCCGGCGATCAACAGGCCGCGATGTTCGGCGAGCTGGGCGTCGACAAAGGTGCGGTCAAGATCACCTACGGAACATCGGCCATGGCGGACGTCAACGTCGGCGAGTTCCCGGTGCTCTCGATGCATGGTGCCTACCCGTTGATCCTCTGGGGTCTGGCGGGGGGCCGCACCTATTGCTTGGAAGGGACGGTGCCCACCGCGGGCGCCGCGGTGCAGTGGCTGCGTGACGGCCTCGGCGTGCTGCAAAGCTTGGAAGAAAGCGCCACGCTGGCAATGCAGGTGCCGGACTCCGGCGGCGTGTGGGCCGTCCCCGCGTTTCAGGGTTTGGGGACGCCCTACATGGATGCGGATGCTCGTGCGGTCATTGGCGGGTTGTCGCGTGGCAGCACGCGGGCGCACGTCGTCCGTGCCGTGCTCGAAGGCATCGCCTATCGCAGCCGCGAAGTGCTGGAGACATTGCTCGAAGATTCATCGACGCCGCGGCCGCCACGCCTGCGAGTTGATGGTGGCGCCGCCGTCAACGACTTTCTCCTCCAGCACTTGGCCGACGTCCTGGGCCTGCCGGTCGAGCGGCCGCAATCGGTGCAGGCATCGGCGCTCGGCGCCGCCTACCTGGCCGGTCTGGCGACCGGTGTCTGGCGCAGTCTGGATGACGTCCGTCACGCCTGGCGCTCAGGACGGATCTTCGAGCCGTGCTGGAGTGCCGATGAGCGCGAGGGCCGGTTCAAAGCCTGGCAGCGTGCCATTACCGCGGCGCGTGAGAAGATTTTCTAA
- a CDS encoding FAD-binding oxidoreductase, whose translation MAEADLVRHRQELTARLGSEIVRWNDDSLRQHSRDTWCLSVLRALRGTLTARPLCVVSPTGVEHISTVIEYANQQHLPIVPFGAGSGVCGGVLPADGAIVVDLRRMNRIVELNETALTVRVQAGMMGNAFEAALNEAGYSMGHFPQSIDISTVGGWVATRAAGQYSTRYGSIEDIVLALEAVLPDGHVLRTRVGPRSATGPDLRHLFLGAEGTLGIVTEVTAKIFPRPETSVPQAYSFASIGEGLEAIRHILRAGWKPPVVRLYDGIETARLFTSASTGNNCLLLLLSEGPAALTAAESTASDAICSANGGQVVGPEPVQHWLVERNQVPGFETFLERGFVLDTIEVATTWDHIHDLYREVIAALQQVEGIVIASGHSSHSYPQGTNIYFTFVARPDDPEQAEATYLACWRQAMEATLGCHGTISHHHGIGRLRMPWMERELGNGLAVLRRIKKTLDPNGIMNPGVLIPEES comes from the coding sequence ATGGCTGAAGCCGACCTCGTGCGTCATCGCCAGGAACTCACGGCGCGACTCGGCAGCGAGATCGTGCGGTGGAATGACGACAGTTTGCGGCAACACAGCCGCGATACCTGGTGTCTGTCCGTGTTGCGCGCGCTGCGTGGCACCCTGACCGCGCGCCCGCTGTGCGTCGTGAGCCCCACTGGAGTCGAGCACATCAGCACGGTGATCGAATACGCCAATCAGCAGCACCTTCCGATCGTACCCTTTGGCGCCGGTTCCGGTGTGTGCGGAGGTGTCCTGCCAGCCGATGGGGCCATCGTCGTCGACCTGCGCCGGATGAATCGCATCGTTGAGCTCAACGAGACCGCGCTGACCGTCCGCGTGCAAGCCGGCATGATGGGCAATGCTTTCGAAGCGGCGCTGAACGAAGCGGGGTACTCGATGGGGCATTTTCCACAGTCGATCGACATCTCTACTGTCGGCGGCTGGGTGGCGACGCGGGCAGCGGGCCAGTACTCCACGCGCTACGGAAGTATCGAGGACATCGTTCTCGCGCTCGAAGCGGTGCTGCCCGACGGTCACGTGCTGCGCACGCGGGTGGGACCGCGGTCCGCAACAGGGCCCGATCTGCGCCACTTGTTCTTGGGTGCGGAAGGTACGCTTGGCATCGTGACCGAAGTGACGGCCAAGATCTTCCCTCGGCCTGAGACCAGCGTCCCCCAGGCCTACAGTTTTGCATCCATAGGTGAGGGCTTGGAGGCGATTCGCCATATCCTGCGTGCGGGATGGAAGCCGCCGGTGGTGCGGTTGTACGATGGCATCGAGACCGCACGCTTGTTCACCAGCGCCAGCACCGGCAACAATTGCCTGCTGTTGCTGTTGTCCGAAGGACCGGCGGCGTTGACCGCGGCCGAAAGCACGGCGAGCGACGCCATCTGCTCGGCCAACGGGGGACAGGTCGTGGGACCCGAGCCGGTGCAGCACTGGCTGGTCGAGCGCAACCAAGTGCCCGGCTTCGAGACCTTTCTCGAACGAGGCTTCGTGTTGGATACCATCGAGGTCGCCACCACCTGGGACCACATTCACGACCTGTACCGCGAGGTCATCGCCGCGTTGCAACAAGTCGAGGGGATCGTGATTGCATCCGGACACAGCTCCCACAGCTACCCGCAGGGCACGAACATTTACTTCACGTTTGTTGCGCGCCCCGACGATCCAGAGCAGGCGGAAGCGACGTACTTGGCGTGCTGGCGCCAGGCGATGGAGGCGACCCTCGGCTGTCACGGCACGATTTCGCACCACCACGGCATCGGTCGCCTGCGTATGCCGTGGATGGAGCGGGAACTCGGCAACGGTCTGGCGGTGTTGCGGCGCATCAAGAAGACCCTCGATCCCAACGGCATCATGAACCCCGGGGTGCTGATCCCCGAAGAATCGTGA
- a CDS encoding glycerol-3-phosphate dehydrogenase/oxidase, which produces MARSLDFSFRTRAKNLEQLSRDQFDVLVIGGGITGAGIARDAALRGLRVALVERRDFAVGTSSRSSKLIHGGVRYLQQGDVGLVMEAANERRVLRRLAPHLARPIHMLVPVHSRPTYAKLSVGLWTFDRMARVLEDERYRMVNRDETLALEPLLRPKDLYGAGLYFEYLTDDARLVLDTLKSAAALGAVVTNYSEVTGLAKDNGKLSAAMVKDSMTGGECSVRAKVIVNAAGPWVDAVRLLEGEGETPRLHLTKGIHLVLRRERLTVSRIVVMNTSDHRAVFVVPHGDVVYIGTTDTDYDGRYDDPWITAEDVTYLLDAANATFDVDRLTESDVVGAWAGLRPLLHQEGKTPTEISRRDEIMVGPTGMISIAGGKLTTYRKMAERVVEMAVERLSAGGERLPERKGDSDSVPLSGGETGDDIEAFVTRLKKRWPQVATDIVDRLVGLYGSNAERMVEAMVADPALARRCAADKAVTRGEVAYAVREEMAMTLQDFLERRARLFLWDVDNGLTVAPEAARLMGDLLGWDARRIAAELTNYRRHVREVNTFSPELEAETTPRVAHG; this is translated from the coding sequence ATGGCGCGTTCTCTCGATTTCTCGTTCCGAACCCGAGCCAAGAATCTCGAACAGCTCTCGCGTGATCAATTCGATGTGCTGGTGATCGGCGGCGGTATCACTGGTGCTGGGATCGCGCGGGATGCGGCGCTGCGTGGGTTGCGCGTCGCTCTGGTGGAACGGCGCGACTTTGCCGTTGGCACCAGCAGCCGATCTTCGAAGCTGATTCACGGGGGCGTCCGCTACCTGCAGCAAGGCGATGTCGGTCTGGTCATGGAGGCCGCGAACGAGCGCCGCGTCCTGCGGCGCCTGGCACCCCATCTGGCGCGGCCCATTCACATGCTCGTTCCCGTCCACTCGCGCCCGACCTATGCCAAGCTCAGCGTCGGCTTGTGGACCTTCGATCGCATGGCGCGGGTCCTTGAAGACGAGCGCTATCGGATGGTCAACCGTGATGAGACGCTTGCTTTGGAACCGTTGTTGCGGCCGAAGGATCTGTACGGCGCCGGTCTCTACTTCGAGTATCTCACCGATGATGCGCGCCTGGTGCTCGACACCCTGAAGTCAGCTGCCGCGCTGGGTGCGGTCGTCACCAACTACTCCGAGGTCACGGGCTTGGCCAAGGACAACGGCAAGTTGTCCGCGGCGATGGTCAAAGACTCCATGACCGGCGGCGAGTGCTCCGTGCGTGCCAAGGTGATCGTCAACGCCGCCGGTCCCTGGGTCGATGCCGTCCGCCTGCTCGAGGGGGAAGGAGAGACCCCGCGCCTGCATCTTACCAAGGGAATTCATCTTGTCCTGCGGCGCGAGCGGCTGACGGTTTCACGCATCGTAGTCATGAACACCTCCGATCACCGCGCGGTCTTCGTCGTGCCGCACGGCGACGTCGTCTATATCGGCACAACCGACACGGATTACGACGGGCGCTACGACGACCCGTGGATCACGGCGGAGGATGTCACGTACCTGCTCGATGCCGCCAACGCAACGTTCGATGTGGATCGACTCACCGAGAGCGACGTCGTTGGCGCGTGGGCCGGGCTTCGGCCACTGTTGCACCAGGAAGGCAAGACGCCGACGGAAATCTCACGCCGGGATGAAATCATGGTCGGTCCGACGGGGATGATCTCAATTGCCGGCGGCAAACTGACGACGTATCGAAAGATGGCGGAGCGCGTGGTGGAGATGGCGGTCGAGCGTCTGTCGGCCGGCGGGGAACGGCTGCCTGAGAGGAAGGGCGACAGCGACAGCGTGCCGTTGTCTGGCGGTGAGACCGGTGATGATATCGAGGCCTTCGTCACGCGCCTGAAGAAACGTTGGCCGCAGGTGGCGACCGACATCGTCGACCGGTTGGTGGGTCTCTACGGCAGTAATGCGGAACGGATGGTGGAGGCCATGGTGGCGGACCCGGCGTTGGCGCGCCGGTGCGCCGCCGACAAGGCGGTCACCCGCGGCGAGGTGGCCTACGCCGTTCGCGAGGAGATGGCCATGACGTTGCAGGACTTTCTGGAACGGCGGGCGCGTCTGTTCTTGTGGGATGTCGACAACGGTCTCACCGTGGCCCCCGAGGCGGCACGGCTGATGGGCGATCTCTTGGGTTGGGATGCCCGTCGTATCGCCGCGGAGCTCACAAACTATCGGCGCCACGTACGCGAAGTGAACACCTTCTCGCCGGAGTTGGAAGCCGAAACCACACCGCGCGTGGCGCATGGCTGA
- a CDS encoding HAD family hydrolase, whose product MFLRAILFDYGGTLDGAGSHWLLRFEELYRQSGLDVPFERLRAAFDHATQCAYADPTVAGFGLETLVQYHVQRQMEHLRISDPTRADMVVARFLYASRAGLEESRLVLDRLRHRVALGVISNFYGNVHRILNEAGLAPLLTTVIDSGVVGLKKPDPEIFALAVRQIGCAPAEALYVGDSFEKDIVGAHMAGLRTAWLVGTTERPCPRPQCVDVRVRRLADVERIVDSFPNASAAAES is encoded by the coding sequence ATGTTCCTTCGGGCGATACTTTTCGATTACGGCGGCACGTTGGATGGGGCGGGCAGCCATTGGCTGCTTCGTTTCGAGGAACTGTACCGCCAATCGGGGCTCGATGTGCCATTCGAACGGCTGCGAGCCGCCTTCGATCATGCCACACAGTGCGCCTACGCGGACCCGACGGTGGCCGGGTTCGGACTGGAGACGCTCGTGCAGTATCACGTGCAGCGGCAGATGGAACACCTCCGCATCTCCGACCCCACTCGTGCCGACATGGTGGTGGCGCGATTTCTCTACGCATCCCGGGCGGGACTGGAAGAGAGCCGCCTCGTACTCGACCGGCTCCGCCACCGTGTCGCCCTGGGAGTGATCTCGAATTTCTATGGGAATGTGCACCGGATTCTCAACGAAGCGGGGCTGGCGCCCCTACTGACCACCGTCATTGATTCGGGCGTCGTGGGCTTGAAGAAACCCGATCCGGAGATCTTCGCCTTGGCGGTACGCCAGATCGGCTGCGCACCAGCAGAGGCGCTGTATGTCGGTGACTCCTTCGAGAAGGACATCGTTGGGGCACACATGGCCGGACTTCGCACCGCTTGGCTGGTCGGCACGACGGAACGTCCCTGTCCCCGCCCGCAGTGCGTCGACGTGCGGGTGCGCCGCCTCGCGGATGTGGAACGGATCGTCGACAGCTTCCCGAACGCCAGCGCCGCAGCTGAGTCGTAA
- a CDS encoding NDP-sugar synthase: protein MKAGLIAAGLGVRLREHGITLPKPLVPVAGRALIDYVLGAAVMAGVRQIAAIVNEESSGIEQHCQAHWPQLTFEFVRRTTPSSMESLFALRPLLEGGRFVLLTVDAIFAPAVLQTFLSAAAARDDAQGVLALSDFVDDEKPLYTRIASDGRITALGADAQGATLVTAGFYVFDPVIFREIPLARQSGFTALRQFLGHLLQRGYRLYGERISKTVDVDRPEDIGVAEAFIRSGFTA, encoded by the coding sequence ATGAAAGCCGGACTCATCGCTGCCGGGCTCGGCGTGCGCCTCCGCGAGCACGGCATCACGCTTCCCAAACCCCTGGTCCCCGTGGCCGGTAGAGCCTTGATCGACTACGTGCTGGGCGCCGCGGTCATGGCGGGAGTGCGTCAGATCGCGGCCATCGTCAACGAGGAGTCCAGCGGGATCGAGCAGCACTGTCAGGCGCATTGGCCGCAGCTGACATTCGAGTTTGTCCGGCGCACGACGCCAAGCTCGATGGAAAGCTTGTTCGCACTGCGCCCGTTGTTGGAAGGCGGACGGTTCGTGCTGCTGACGGTGGACGCGATTTTCGCACCGGCGGTGCTGCAAACATTCCTCAGCGCAGCAGCTGCGCGCGACGACGCACAGGGGGTGCTCGCATTGAGCGATTTCGTCGATGATGAAAAGCCGCTCTATACGCGCATCGCGTCAGACGGCCGTATCACGGCACTGGGTGCCGACGCCCAAGGCGCCACGTTGGTCACTGCAGGATTCTACGTGTTCGACCCAGTGATCTTCCGCGAAATCCCTCTCGCCAGGCAGTCCGGCTTCACGGCGTTGCGCCAGTTCTTGGGACACCTGCTCCAGCGGGGCTACCGTCTGTACGGCGAGCGGATTTCCAAGACCGTCGACGTCGACCGGCCGGAAGATATCGGTGTCGCCGAGGCCTTCATCCGCAGTGGATTCACAGCATGA
- a CDS encoding aspartate aminotransferase family protein, with amino-acid sequence MGKAASKKAPAHDRLPGPKSRALIATEGEYIAPGLQRIAQLSEIALVEGRGCTLVDADGNEYLDFFAGVAVASLGHSHPRFVSALIHQLERLAVGSFTNEPRTALLKLLAELAPGALKRTQLYSGGAEAVEAAVRLAKSYTKKHEVVGFWGGFHGKTGGVMGLIGDAWKQKWGPLAPGTYLVPYADCYRCPFKLSYPNCGLFCVEFMRKSLKTTTAGAIAAIIVEPMQGTAGNVIPPPEFLPAVAEVARENDALLIIDEMITGFGRTGSMFGCDHTDTEPDVMTIGKGFGSGFPVTGLVSTDEITASFPFAKPSSSSSSYGGNPLGAAAALATVETILDEELVENSQRVGTVLLHELRRLQDKYEFIGDVRGSGLLIGLDLVKDRTTKQPLSSAVTEEIFRGALRRGLLLMGYFARVRINPPLILTEMEARDGVAILDEVFAEVARTGSYRQ; translated from the coding sequence ATGGGAAAAGCTGCATCGAAGAAAGCGCCGGCCCACGATCGACTCCCCGGGCCAAAATCACGCGCCCTCATCGCCACCGAGGGTGAGTACATTGCCCCGGGACTGCAACGCATTGCCCAGCTCTCCGAAATCGCCTTGGTGGAAGGGCGTGGGTGCACGCTGGTCGATGCCGACGGCAACGAATACCTTGATTTCTTTGCGGGCGTTGCGGTCGCCAGTCTCGGCCACTCCCACCCACGGTTCGTCTCCGCGCTGATCCATCAGCTCGAAAGGCTGGCGGTGGGGAGCTTCACCAACGAGCCGCGGACCGCATTGCTGAAACTCTTGGCGGAGCTGGCGCCGGGGGCGTTGAAACGGACCCAACTCTACAGCGGTGGGGCGGAGGCGGTCGAAGCCGCTGTTCGGTTGGCAAAATCGTACACCAAGAAGCACGAGGTCGTCGGCTTCTGGGGCGGTTTCCACGGCAAGACCGGTGGGGTGATGGGGCTGATCGGCGATGCGTGGAAGCAGAAATGGGGGCCGCTCGCTCCAGGCACATACCTCGTGCCGTATGCCGATTGCTATCGTTGCCCCTTCAAGTTGAGCTACCCGAATTGCGGCCTGTTCTGCGTCGAATTCATGCGCAAGTCCCTCAAGACCACTACCGCAGGGGCCATCGCCGCGATCATCGTCGAGCCGATGCAGGGGACGGCGGGAAACGTCATTCCACCACCGGAGTTCCTGCCCGCGGTGGCGGAGGTCGCGCGCGAGAACGATGCCCTCCTCATCATCGATGAAATGATCACCGGTTTCGGCCGCACCGGAAGCATGTTCGGCTGTGACCATACCGACACCGAGCCGGACGTCATGACGATCGGCAAAGGATTCGGGTCGGGGTTCCCGGTCACCGGCCTGGTCTCCACCGACGAGATCACCGCTTCCTTCCCCTTCGCCAAGCCGAGTTCCTCCTCGTCGAGCTACGGCGGCAACCCGCTGGGCGCGGCGGCGGCGCTGGCCACCGTCGAAACGATCTTGGACGAGGAACTGGTGGAGAACTCGCAACGCGTCGGCACGGTGCTGCTGCACGAGCTGCGTCGCTTGCAGGACAAATACGAGTTCATCGGCGATGTCCGCGGCTCCGGTCTCTTGATTGGGCTCGATCTGGTGAAAGATCGGACCACGAAGCAGCCGCTGTCCTCGGCTGTCACGGAAGAAATCTTCCGAGGCGCGCTTCGGCGCGGCCTGCTGCTGATGGGGTACTTCGCGCGCGTACGCATCAATCCACCTCTCATCCTGACAGAAATGGAAGCAAGGGACGGCGTCGCCATCCTGGATGAAGTCTTTGCCGAGGTGGCGCGAACCGGCAGCTACCGGCAATGA
- a CDS encoding Gfo/Idh/MocA family oxidoreductase, whose translation MTRVRDGAIIGFGNMAANGHLPVWRERSDFRIVAVADSDPGRRALAEQAIAGVRTYTDYYELLRSERLDFVDIATPPSLHAPAIIAAARAGVDVLCEKPVTPSLHEYRAVRTAVSQGGVVLHTVHNWKYSEAFRTARGLLAAGGLGSLRAISFDTARNGCASSTSGNWRVQASVAGGGILIDHGWHTFYLLLALANEQPCRIRAALERRRYVDAEVEDTAVCTIDFPSLVAEIRLTWAASERRTQWRLVGNDGDLLIDDDQVVMQGKTARHSQQLATALSAGSHHPEWFAGVVDSFRQELDEPEVRGTNQTEAEWCLLMLDLAYASDARDSRPIDVPRLSEWFEGGVGN comes from the coding sequence ATGACGAGAGTCCGTGATGGCGCGATCATTGGCTTCGGTAACATGGCAGCCAATGGTCACCTACCGGTCTGGCGCGAGCGCTCCGACTTTCGCATTGTCGCCGTAGCCGACTCGGACCCGGGCCGGCGCGCGCTGGCGGAGCAGGCCATCGCCGGCGTCCGGACGTACACGGATTACTACGAGTTGCTGCGCAGTGAGCGGTTGGATTTCGTCGACATCGCCACCCCGCCCTCGTTGCACGCGCCGGCGATCATCGCTGCGGCGCGGGCCGGTGTAGACGTATTGTGTGAAAAACCCGTCACGCCGTCGCTGCACGAATACCGCGCCGTGCGGACCGCTGTGAGCCAAGGCGGGGTGGTGTTGCACACGGTCCACAACTGGAAATACTCGGAAGCATTTCGTACGGCGCGGGGGCTGTTGGCGGCAGGCGGCCTCGGCTCGCTGCGCGCGATCTCGTTCGACACCGCGCGCAACGGCTGCGCCAGCAGCACCAGCGGCAACTGGCGCGTGCAGGCGTCCGTCGCCGGCGGCGGGATTCTCATCGACCACGGCTGGCACACCTTCTACCTGCTGTTGGCGCTGGCAAACGAACAGCCGTGCCGGATCCGCGCCGCACTGGAGCGGCGCCGCTACGTCGATGCCGAAGTCGAAGACACCGCCGTGTGCACCATCGATTTTCCGTCGCTCGTGGCTGAGATTCGCTTGACCTGGGCCGCGAGTGAGCGCCGAACACAGTGGCGGCTCGTCGGTAACGACGGCGATCTGCTGATCGACGACGACCAGGTGGTCATGCAGGGAAAGACGGCGCGACACTCGCAGCAGTTGGCGACGGCATTGTCCGCCGGCTCCCACCACCCGGAATGGTTTGCCGGTGTGGTGGACTCGTTTCGCCAGGAGCTGGATGAACCGGAGGTGCGGGGCACGAATCAAACAGAAGCTGAGTGGTGCCTGCTCATGCTCGACCTGGCGTATGCCTCCGATGCCCGTGATTCGCGGCCAATCGACGTTCCTCGGCTCAGCGAGTGGTTTGAGGGGGGGGTGGGGAATTGA
- a CDS encoding CDP-alcohol phosphatidyltransferase family protein encodes MKTAVILPPTAASFQTVAGLPLIQRTVLSAARCDFDRIVVLGNGRAEPLRTLLAGDKRTRAVEVTKGLSQVEGSSVTVIPSDRLLTAATLARVNAASLDGRPLLFGAGGRHDIAVCRPGMLSGIDLNALAAQGADAVWAALHARGAQTLPLDGEVCLPVGDEHSAAAAELALCKRLRADSAASDGPLAHWIDRRISLRISRWLANHTRVRPNHITIVGTSIGLLAAATLSVGTYWAGVAGTLLFLCATILDGCDGEVARLTFFDSPFGEKFDVITDNIVHVAIFIGLALGLYHQNASGHYPLLISILLGGFACDTALSYFFLVRRPGFARSGGAPVTLKGKVRRKLLGLFEAMMNRDFAYLLLVLAVVDRLYWFFWGAAFGTYLFAILLVWIYRWRDAA; translated from the coding sequence TTGAAAACTGCTGTGATTCTTCCGCCGACAGCCGCAAGCTTTCAGACCGTCGCCGGCCTACCGCTGATTCAGCGCACCGTGCTGAGCGCGGCTCGATGCGACTTCGACCGTATCGTCGTTCTCGGAAACGGACGTGCCGAGCCTCTGCGCACGCTGCTTGCCGGAGACAAGCGCACGCGTGCCGTCGAGGTGACCAAGGGCCTGTCGCAAGTCGAAGGCTCATCCGTGACTGTGATCCCGAGCGATCGCCTACTGACCGCTGCGACCCTCGCACGCGTCAATGCGGCCAGTTTGGATGGCCGGCCGCTCCTGTTCGGTGCGGGCGGTCGCCATGACATCGCCGTGTGCCGGCCCGGGATGCTCTCTGGTATCGACCTCAACGCGCTCGCCGCACAGGGAGCCGACGCCGTGTGGGCGGCACTCCATGCGCGCGGGGCGCAGACCCTTCCGCTCGACGGGGAGGTCTGTCTGCCGGTCGGCGACGAACACTCCGCGGCCGCGGCGGAACTGGCGTTGTGCAAACGTCTGCGGGCTGACAGCGCCGCCAGTGATGGGCCGCTGGCCCACTGGATCGACCGCCGCATCTCGCTACGGATCAGCCGCTGGCTCGCCAACCACACGCGCGTGCGGCCGAACCACATCACCATCGTCGGGACCTCGATCGGGCTGCTCGCCGCCGCCACGCTCAGTGTCGGCACCTACTGGGCCGGAGTCGCCGGCACGCTGCTGTTTCTGTGCGCCACCATTCTCGACGGTTGCGATGGCGAGGTGGCCCGACTGACGTTCTTCGATTCCCCGTTCGGCGAGAAGTTCGATGTCATCACCGACAACATCGTGCATGTCGCGATTTTCATCGGCTTGGCGCTCGGCCTGTACCACCAAAACGCCAGCGGCCATTACCCTCTTCTGATCTCCATCTTGCTCGGCGGATTCGCATGCGACACAGCCCTGAGCTACTTTTTCCTCGTTCGGCGGCCGGGCTTCGCCCGCAGCGGCGGCGCGCCGGTGACTTTGAAAGGCAAGGTCCGGCGGAAGCTGCTGGGCCTCTTCGAGGCCATGATGAACCGCGACTTCGCTTACCTGCTCCTCGTGCTGGCAGTGGTCGATCGCTTATACTGGTTTTTCTGGGGCGCCGCGTTCGGCACCTATCTCTTCGCGATTCTGTTAGTGTGGATTTACCGATGGCGTGATGCGGCATGA
- a CDS encoding lysylphosphatidylglycerol synthase domain-containing protein has protein sequence MFTQRVFRIAERLFLVGGLILLGFILRELGVRAVLANLQLVGWGIVALVLQEMLAYVANTLGWRAAFPTPRPRIPFTQLLTARIAGDAVNYLTPTATLGGEFVRTRYLRGQAEGTSLVASVAVAKLTQTIGQIAFVIIGLAFVLDDTPLPSAVRHGLFVGLAAFSALTLALVMAQRRGMFAPMLRMAQRLGLPDRAPEFGRRLQRLDAEIARFHGEGNGAFFLSSASFFAGWAMGVVEIYLILWLLGLPVSVHRALTIEVFSVAIDGMFFFVPAKVGTQEGGKVLIFTLLGLDPGKGLALGLLRRIRELTWALVGMLILSRQQMAPRPVFQPLVR, from the coding sequence ATGTTTACTCAGCGTGTATTCCGTATCGCCGAACGCCTCTTTCTCGTCGGCGGATTGATTCTGCTCGGGTTCATCCTGCGCGAGCTTGGGGTGCGGGCCGTGCTCGCCAACCTCCAGCTCGTCGGTTGGGGAATTGTCGCGCTCGTGCTTCAGGAGATGCTGGCGTACGTGGCAAACACGCTGGGCTGGCGGGCGGCTTTCCCGACTCCCCGGCCCCGGATTCCGTTCACACAGCTGCTCACCGCACGCATCGCGGGCGACGCGGTCAACTACCTCACCCCAACCGCAACCCTCGGCGGTGAATTCGTGCGGACCCGTTATTTGCGCGGCCAAGCCGAAGGCACGTCATTGGTGGCATCGGTCGCTGTCGCCAAACTGACCCAGACCATCGGCCAGATTGCGTTCGTCATCATCGGCCTGGCGTTCGTGCTCGACGATACGCCGCTTCCGTCTGCCGTCCGGCACGGCCTGTTCGTCGGATTGGCAGCGTTTTCAGCGCTGACGCTGGCACTGGTCATGGCGCAGCGCCGTGGGATGTTCGCCCCGATGCTGCGGATGGCGCAACGCCTGGGGTTGCCGGATCGGGCGCCGGAGTTCGGGCGACGTCTGCAGCGTCTGGATGCAGAGATCGCCCGTTTTCATGGTGAGGGCAACGGCGCCTTTTTCCTCTCATCGGCGAGCTTTTTCGCCGGATGGGCCATGGGCGTCGTGGAAATTTACCTTATCCTTTGGCTGCTCGGGCTGCCCGTCAGTGTGCATCGCGCCCTCACCATCGAAGTGTTCTCGGTCGCCATCGACGGAATGTTCTTCTTCGTGCCGGCGAAGGTGGGGACACAGGAGGGCGGAAAGGTGCTCATCTTCACCCTGCTGGGCCTCGACCCGGGCAAGGGCCTGGCGTTAGGACTCTTGCGGCGCATACGCGAACTGACCTGGGCTCTGGTGGGAATGCTGATTCTGTCACGCCAGCAAATGGCGCCGCGCCCCGTCTTCCAACCCCTCGTCCGGTAG